The following are encoded together in the Coffea arabica cultivar ET-39 chromosome 1c, Coffea Arabica ET-39 HiFi, whole genome shotgun sequence genome:
- the LOC113724477 gene encoding glucan endo-1,3-beta-glucosidase-like isoform X2, whose amino-acid sequence MMLYVLLHEVPSGAQYIGISYGLNGNSLPSKQDVINLYNRNGIHRMRIYAPVPEVLNALRGTNIELLVDVANEDIQSIATNPSAAVNWVQNNIKKYSPAVKFRYISVGSEVPLSSNIAQYVGPAIEKIQNALASAGLQNQIKVSTSISAGLLSVSYPPSQGLFSNEAKPFIKPIIDLLVRNNAPLLVNVYPYFSYIGDPVDISLDYALFTSRGIVVQDGSFGYQNIFDAILDAHYAALEKEGGSSVNIVVSETGWPSDGNPPAASFANAGTYYWNVISHVKSGKGTPRRPGRGIETYLFAMFDENQKPGAQTERHFGLFFPDQQPKYGIAFD is encoded by the exons ATGATGCTTTATGTGTTGCTACATGAAGTTCCATCAG GGGCACAATATATAGGCATCTCTTATGGGCTAAATGGCAACAGTCTACCCTCAAAACAAGACGTTATCAATCTTTACAATCGAAATGGCATCCACAGAATGCGAATTTATGCCCCTGTCCCTGAAGTTCTCAATGCTTTAAGAGGAACCAACATAGAGCTTCTAGTTGATGTTGCCAATGAAGACATTCAGTCCATTGCAACCAATCCTTCAGCAGCTGTAAATTGGGTTCAAAACAACATAAAAAAGTACTCACCAGCTGTGAAGTTCAGGTACATATCGGTTGGAAGTGAAGTACCATTGAGTTCTAACATTGCTCAATATGTTGGCCCGGCCATCGAAAAGATACAGAATGCATTAGCATCGGCAGGTCTTCAGAACCAAATCAAGGTTTCAACATCAATATCTGCAGGTCTGCTAAGCGTTTCTTATCCTCCCTCGCAAGGTTTGTTTTCGAACGAGGCTAAACCATTCATTAAACCTATAATTGATCTGCTAGTCCGAAATAATGCACCGTTGCTAGTCAATGTGTACCCCTACTTCAGCTATATTGGTGACCCGGTCGACATTTCACTAGATTATGCATTGTTTACCTCAAGAGGTATTGTTGTTCAAGATGGTTCGTTTGGATATCAAAACATTTTTGATGCAATTCTGGATGCTCATTATGCTGCTCTAGAAAAAGAAGGCGGTTCTAGTGTAAACATTGTTGTATCCGAAACTGGCTGGCCATCTGATGGAAACCCTCCTGCCGCTTCATTTGCAAATGCAGGCACTTACTATTGGAACGTGATTAGCCATGTTAAGAGTGGAAAAGGGACCCCAAGAAGGCCCGGAAGAGGTATAGAAACTTATCTGTTTGCCATGTTTGATGAAAACCAGAAGCCTGGAGCGCAGACAGAAAGACATTTTGGCCTCTTTTTTCCAGATCAACAGCCTAAGTATGGAATTGCTTTCGACTAA
- the LOC113724477 gene encoding glucan endo-1,3-beta-glucosidase-like isoform X1, whose amino-acid sequence MTTVLALLALFLLIARISGAQYIGISYGLNGNSLPSKQDVINLYNRNGIHRMRIYAPVPEVLNALRGTNIELLVDVANEDIQSIATNPSAAVNWVQNNIKKYSPAVKFRYISVGSEVPLSSNIAQYVGPAIEKIQNALASAGLQNQIKVSTSISAGLLSVSYPPSQGLFSNEAKPFIKPIIDLLVRNNAPLLVNVYPYFSYIGDPVDISLDYALFTSRGIVVQDGSFGYQNIFDAILDAHYAALEKEGGSSVNIVVSETGWPSDGNPPAASFANAGTYYWNVISHVKSGKGTPRRPGRGIETYLFAMFDENQKPGAQTERHFGLFFPDQQPKYGIAFD is encoded by the coding sequence GGGCACAATATATAGGCATCTCTTATGGGCTAAATGGCAACAGTCTACCCTCAAAACAAGACGTTATCAATCTTTACAATCGAAATGGCATCCACAGAATGCGAATTTATGCCCCTGTCCCTGAAGTTCTCAATGCTTTAAGAGGAACCAACATAGAGCTTCTAGTTGATGTTGCCAATGAAGACATTCAGTCCATTGCAACCAATCCTTCAGCAGCTGTAAATTGGGTTCAAAACAACATAAAAAAGTACTCACCAGCTGTGAAGTTCAGGTACATATCGGTTGGAAGTGAAGTACCATTGAGTTCTAACATTGCTCAATATGTTGGCCCGGCCATCGAAAAGATACAGAATGCATTAGCATCGGCAGGTCTTCAGAACCAAATCAAGGTTTCAACATCAATATCTGCAGGTCTGCTAAGCGTTTCTTATCCTCCCTCGCAAGGTTTGTTTTCGAACGAGGCTAAACCATTCATTAAACCTATAATTGATCTGCTAGTCCGAAATAATGCACCGTTGCTAGTCAATGTGTACCCCTACTTCAGCTATATTGGTGACCCGGTCGACATTTCACTAGATTATGCATTGTTTACCTCAAGAGGTATTGTTGTTCAAGATGGTTCGTTTGGATATCAAAACATTTTTGATGCAATTCTGGATGCTCATTATGCTGCTCTAGAAAAAGAAGGCGGTTCTAGTGTAAACATTGTTGTATCCGAAACTGGCTGGCCATCTGATGGAAACCCTCCTGCCGCTTCATTTGCAAATGCAGGCACTTACTATTGGAACGTGATTAGCCATGTTAAGAGTGGAAAAGGGACCCCAAGAAGGCCCGGAAGAGGTATAGAAACTTATCTGTTTGCCATGTTTGATGAAAACCAGAAGCCTGGAGCGCAGACAGAAAGACATTTTGGCCTCTTTTTTCCAGATCAACAGCCTAAGTATGGAATTGCTTTCGACTAA